The following are encoded together in the Chlorocebus sabaeus isolate Y175 chromosome 20, mChlSab1.0.hap1, whole genome shotgun sequence genome:
- the MAP3K6 gene encoding mitogen-activated protein kinase kinase kinase 6 isoform X1, translating into MAGQCSRSGAERAGSCWQDPLAVALSRGRPLAAPPGRGCARNRPLSVVYVLTREPQPGLEPREGTEAEPLPLRCLREACAQLPRPRPPPQLRSLPFGTLALGDTAALDAFYNADVVVLEVSSSLVQPSLFYHLGVRESFSMTNNVLLCSQADLPDLQALREDVFQKNSDCVGSYTLIPYVVTATGRVLCGDAGLLRGLADGLVQAGVGTEALLTPLVGRLARLLEATPTDSCGYFRETIRQDIRQARERFSGPQLRQELARLQRRLDSVELLSPDIIMNLLLSYRDVQDYSAIIELVETLQALPTCDVAEQHNVCFHYTFALNRRNRPGDRAKALAVLLPLVQLEGSVAPDLYCMCGRIYKDMFFSSGFQDAGHREQAYHWYRKAFDVEPSLHSGINAAVLLIAAGQHFEDSKELRLIGMKLGCLLARKGCVEKMQYYWDVGFYLGAQILANDPTQVVLAAEQLYKLNAPIWYLVSVMETFLLYQHFRPTPEPCGGPPRRAHFWLHFLLQSCQPFKMACPQGDQCLVLVLEMNKVLLPANLEVQGTDPVSTVTLSLLEPETQDIPSSWTFPVASICGVSASKRDERCCFLYALPPAQDLQLCFPSVGHCQWFCGLIQALVTNPDSTAPAEEAEGVGEVLEFDYEYTETGERLVLGKGTYGVVYAGRDRHTRVRIAIKEIPERDSRFSQPLHEEIALHKRLRHKNIVRYLGSASQGGYLKIFMEEVPGGSLSSLLRSVWGPLKDNESTISFYTRQILQGLGYLHDNHIVHRDIKGDNVLINTFSGLLKISDFGTSKRLAGITPCTETFTGTLQYMAPEIIDQGPRGYGKAADIWSLGCTVIEMATGHPPFHELGSPQAAMFQVGMYKVHPPIPSSLSAEAQAFLLRTFEPDPRLRASAQALLGDPFLQPGKRSRSPSSPQHVPRPSDAPSTSPIPSADSTTQSQTFPRPQAPSQHPPSPPKRCLSYGGTSQLRVPEEPAAEEPASPEESSGLSLLHQESKRRAMLAAVLEQELPALAENLHQEQEQEQEQEQGSRLGRNYVEELLRCLGAHIHTPNRRQLAQELRALQGRLRAQGLGPALLHGPLFAFPDAVKQILRRRQIRPHWMFVLDSLLSRAVRAALAVLGPEVEKEAVSLRSEELSEEGDSQQRPQQSPGQQSLLPVEPEQGPAPLMVQLSLLRAETDRLREVLAGKEREYQALVQRALQRLNEEVRTYAPAPEPPAALSTDQGLVQWLQELNVDSGTIQMLLNHSFTLHTLLTYATRDDLIYTRIRGGMVCRIWRAILAQRAGSTPVTPGPREAE; encoded by the exons CCCTGTTCTACCACCTTGGTGTGCGTGAGAGCTTCAGCATGACCAACAACGTGCTCCTCTGCTCCCAGGCCGACCTCCCTGACCTGCAGGCCCTGCGG GAGGATGTTTTCCAGAAGAACTCG GATTGCGTTGGCAGTTACACACTGATCCCCTATGTGGTGACGGCCACTGGTCGGGTGCTGTGTGGCGATGCAGGCCTTCTGCGGGGCCTGGCTGATGGGCTGGTACAGGCTGGAGTGGGGACCGAGGCTCTGCTCACTCCCCTGGTGGGCCGGCTTGCCCGCCTGCTGGAGGCCACACCCACAGACTCTTG TGGCTATTTCCGGGAGACCATTCGGCAAGACATCCGGCAGGCGCGGGAGCGGTTCAGTGGGCCGCAGCTGCGGCAGGAGCTGGCTCGGCTGCAGCGGAGACTGGACAGCGTGGAGCTGCTGAGCCCCGACATCATCATGAACTTGCTGCTCTCCTACCGCGATGTGCAA GACTACTCGGCCATCATTGAGCTGGTGGAGACGCTGCAGGCCTTGCCCACCTGTGATGTGGCCGAGCAGCATAATGTCTGCTTCCACTACACTTTTGCCCTCAACCG AAGGAACAGGCCTGGGGACCGGGCGAAGGCCCTGGCCGTGCTGCTGCCACTGGTACAGCTTGAGGGCTCCGTGGCACCTGATCTGTACTGCATGTGTGGCCGTATCTACAAGGACATGTTCTTCAGTTCAGGTTTCCAGGATGCCGGGCACCGGGAGCAGGCCTATCACTG gtATCGCAAGGCTTTTGATGTAGAGCCCAGCCTCCACTCGGGCATCAATGCAGCTGTGCTCCTCATTGCTGCCGGGCAGCACTTTGAGGATTCCAAGGAGCTCCGGCTAATAG GCATGAAGCTGGGCTGCCTGCTGGCCCGCAAAGGCTGCGTGGAGAAGATGCAGTATTACTGGGATGTGGGTTTCTACCTGGGAGCCCAGATCCTCGCCAATGACCCCACCCAGGTGGTGCTGGCTGCAGAGCAGCTGTATAAGCTCAATGCCCCCATATG GTACCTGGTGTCTGTGATGGAGACCTTCCTGCTCTACCAGCACTTCAGGCCCACGCCAGAGCCCTGTGGAGGGCCACCACGCCGTGCCCACTTCTGGCTCCACTTCTTGCTACAGTCCTGCCAACCATTCAAGATGGCCTGTCCCCAGGGTGACCAGTGCTTG GTGCTGGTCCTGGAGATGAACAAGGTGCTGCTGCCTGCAAATCTCGAGGTTCAGGGTACTGACCCAGTGAGCACAGTGACCCTGAGCTTGCTGGAGCCTGAGACCCAG GACATTCCCTCCAGCTGGACCTTCCCAGTCGCCTCCATATGTGGAGTCAG CGCCTCCAAGCGCGACGAGCGCTGCTGCTTCCTCTATGCACTCCCCCCGGCTCAGGACCTCCAGCTGTGCTTCCCCAGCGTAGGGCACTGCCAATG GTTCTGCGGCCTGATCCAGGCCTTGGTGACGAACCCGGATTCCACGGCGCCCGCGGAGGAGGCAGAGGGCGTGGGGGAGGTGTTGGAG TTTGATTATGAGTACACGGAGACGGGCGAGCGGCTGGTGCTGGGCAAGGGCACGTATGGGGTGGTGTACGCGGGCCGTGATCGCCACACAAGGGTGCGCATCGCCATCAAGGAGATCCCGGAGCGGGACAGCAG ATTTTCTCAGCCCCTGCATGAAGAAATCGCTCTTCACAAACGCCTGCGCCACAAGAACATAGTGCGCTATCTGGGCTCAGCTAGCCAGGGCGGCTACCTTAAGATCTTCATGGAGGAAGTGCCTGGAG GCAGCCTGTCATCCTTGCTGCGGTCAGTGTGGGGACCCCTGAAGGACAACGAGAGCACCATCAGTTTCTACACCCGCCAGATCCTGCAGGGACTTGGCTATTTGCACGACAACCACATCGTGCACAGGGACATTAAG GGGGACAATGTGCTGATCAACACCTTCAGTGGGCTGCTCAAGATTTCTGACTTTGGCACCTCCAAGCGACTGGCAGGAATCACACCTTGCACTGAGACCTTCACAG GAACTCTGCAGTATATGGCCCCAGAAATCATTGACCAGGGCCCACGTGGGTATGGGAAAGCAGCTGACATCTGGTCACTGGGCTGCACTGTCATTGAGATGGCCACGGGTCACCCCCCCTTCCATGAGCTAGGGAGCCCACAGGCTGCCATGTTTCAG GTGGGTATGTACAAGGTCCATCCGCCAATACCCAGCTCTCTGTCGGCTGAGGCCCAAGCCTTTCTCCTTCGAACTTTTGAGCCAGACCCCCGCCTCCGAGCCAGCGCccaggcactgctgggggacccctTCCTGCAGCCTGGAAAAAGGAGCCGCAGCCCCAGCTCCCCCCAACATGTTCCACGGCCCTCAG ATGCCCCTTCCACCAGTCCCATTCCTTCAGCCGACTCAACCACCCAGTCTCAGACATTCCCACGCCCTCAGGCACCGTCTCAGCACCCGCCCAGCCCCCCGAAGCGCTGCCTCAGTTATGGGGGCACCAGCCAGCTCCG GGTGCCCGAGGAGCCTGCGGCCGAGGAGCCTGCGTCTCCGGAGGAGAGTTCGGGGCTGAGCCTGCTGCACCAGGAAAGCAAGCGTCGGGCCATGCTGGCCGCGGTGCTGGAGCAGGAGCTGCCAGCGCTGGCGGAGAATCTGcaccaggagcaggagcaggagcaggagcaggagcag gGGTCCCGTCTGGGCAGAAACTATGTGGAAGAGCTGCTGCGCTGCCTCGGGGCACACATCCACACTCCCAACCGCCGGCAGCTGGCCCAGGAGCTGCGGGCTCTGCAAGGACGGCTGAGGGCCCAGGGCCTTGGGCCTGCACTTCTGCACGGACCGCTCTTTGCCTTCCCGGATGCG GTGAAGCAGATCCTCCGCAGGCGCCAGATCCGTCCACACTGGATGTTCGTTCTGGACTCACTGCTCAGCCGTGCTGTGCGGGCAGCCCTGGCTGTGCTGGGCCCGG AGGTGGAGAAGGAGGCGGTCTCACTGAGGTCAGAGGAGCTGAGTGAAGAAGGGGACTCCCAGCAGAGGCCACAGCAGAGCCCAGGCCAGCAGAGCCTGCTTCCGGTGGAGCCTGAGCAGGGCCCCGCTCCTCTGATGGTGCAGCTGAGCCTCTTGAGGGCAGAGACTGATCG GCTGCGGGAAGTCCTGGCGGGGAAGGAACGGGAGTACCAGGCCCTGGTGCAGCGGGCTCTACAGCGGCTGAATGAGGAAGTCCGGACCTATGCCCCGGCCCCAGAGCCCCCAG CCGCTCTTTCAACGGACCAGGGCCTGGTGCAATGGCTACAGGAACTGAATGTGGATTCAGGCACCATCCAAATG CTGTTGAACCATAGCTTCACCCTCCACACCCTGCTCACCTATGCCACTCGAGATGACCTCATCTATACCCGCATCAG GGGAGGGATGGTATGCCGCATCTGGAGGGCCATCTTGGCACAGCGAGCAGGATCCACGCCAGTCACCCCTGGACCCCGAGAGGCTGAATGA
- the MAP3K6 gene encoding mitogen-activated protein kinase kinase kinase 6 isoform X2 → MAGQCSRSGAERAGSCWQDPLAVALSRGRPLAAPPGRGCARNRPLSVVYVLTREPQPGLEPREGTEAEPLPLRCLREACAQLPRPRPPPQLRSLPFGTLALGDTAALDAFYNADVVVLEVSSSLVQPSLFYHLGVRESFSMTNNVLLCSQADLPDLQALRDCVGSYTLIPYVVTATGRVLCGDAGLLRGLADGLVQAGVGTEALLTPLVGRLARLLEATPTDSCGYFRETIRQDIRQARERFSGPQLRQELARLQRRLDSVELLSPDIIMNLLLSYRDVQDYSAIIELVETLQALPTCDVAEQHNVCFHYTFALNRRNRPGDRAKALAVLLPLVQLEGSVAPDLYCMCGRIYKDMFFSSGFQDAGHREQAYHWYRKAFDVEPSLHSGINAAVLLIAAGQHFEDSKELRLIGMKLGCLLARKGCVEKMQYYWDVGFYLGAQILANDPTQVVLAAEQLYKLNAPIWYLVSVMETFLLYQHFRPTPEPCGGPPRRAHFWLHFLLQSCQPFKMACPQGDQCLVLVLEMNKVLLPANLEVQGTDPVSTVTLSLLEPETQDIPSSWTFPVASICGVSASKRDERCCFLYALPPAQDLQLCFPSVGHCQWFCGLIQALVTNPDSTAPAEEAEGVGEVLEFDYEYTETGERLVLGKGTYGVVYAGRDRHTRVRIAIKEIPERDSRFSQPLHEEIALHKRLRHKNIVRYLGSASQGGYLKIFMEEVPGGSLSSLLRSVWGPLKDNESTISFYTRQILQGLGYLHDNHIVHRDIKGDNVLINTFSGLLKISDFGTSKRLAGITPCTETFTGTLQYMAPEIIDQGPRGYGKAADIWSLGCTVIEMATGHPPFHELGSPQAAMFQVGMYKVHPPIPSSLSAEAQAFLLRTFEPDPRLRASAQALLGDPFLQPGKRSRSPSSPQHVPRPSDAPSTSPIPSADSTTQSQTFPRPQAPSQHPPSPPKRCLSYGGTSQLRVPEEPAAEEPASPEESSGLSLLHQESKRRAMLAAVLEQELPALAENLHQEQEQEQEQEQGSRLGRNYVEELLRCLGAHIHTPNRRQLAQELRALQGRLRAQGLGPALLHGPLFAFPDAVKQILRRRQIRPHWMFVLDSLLSRAVRAALAVLGPEVEKEAVSLRSEELSEEGDSQQRPQQSPGQQSLLPVEPEQGPAPLMVQLSLLRAETDRLREVLAGKEREYQALVQRALQRLNEEVRTYAPAPEPPAALSTDQGLVQWLQELNVDSGTIQMLLNHSFTLHTLLTYATRDDLIYTRIRGGMVCRIWRAILAQRAGSTPVTPGPREAE, encoded by the exons CCCTGTTCTACCACCTTGGTGTGCGTGAGAGCTTCAGCATGACCAACAACGTGCTCCTCTGCTCCCAGGCCGACCTCCCTGACCTGCAGGCCCTGCGG GATTGCGTTGGCAGTTACACACTGATCCCCTATGTGGTGACGGCCACTGGTCGGGTGCTGTGTGGCGATGCAGGCCTTCTGCGGGGCCTGGCTGATGGGCTGGTACAGGCTGGAGTGGGGACCGAGGCTCTGCTCACTCCCCTGGTGGGCCGGCTTGCCCGCCTGCTGGAGGCCACACCCACAGACTCTTG TGGCTATTTCCGGGAGACCATTCGGCAAGACATCCGGCAGGCGCGGGAGCGGTTCAGTGGGCCGCAGCTGCGGCAGGAGCTGGCTCGGCTGCAGCGGAGACTGGACAGCGTGGAGCTGCTGAGCCCCGACATCATCATGAACTTGCTGCTCTCCTACCGCGATGTGCAA GACTACTCGGCCATCATTGAGCTGGTGGAGACGCTGCAGGCCTTGCCCACCTGTGATGTGGCCGAGCAGCATAATGTCTGCTTCCACTACACTTTTGCCCTCAACCG AAGGAACAGGCCTGGGGACCGGGCGAAGGCCCTGGCCGTGCTGCTGCCACTGGTACAGCTTGAGGGCTCCGTGGCACCTGATCTGTACTGCATGTGTGGCCGTATCTACAAGGACATGTTCTTCAGTTCAGGTTTCCAGGATGCCGGGCACCGGGAGCAGGCCTATCACTG gtATCGCAAGGCTTTTGATGTAGAGCCCAGCCTCCACTCGGGCATCAATGCAGCTGTGCTCCTCATTGCTGCCGGGCAGCACTTTGAGGATTCCAAGGAGCTCCGGCTAATAG GCATGAAGCTGGGCTGCCTGCTGGCCCGCAAAGGCTGCGTGGAGAAGATGCAGTATTACTGGGATGTGGGTTTCTACCTGGGAGCCCAGATCCTCGCCAATGACCCCACCCAGGTGGTGCTGGCTGCAGAGCAGCTGTATAAGCTCAATGCCCCCATATG GTACCTGGTGTCTGTGATGGAGACCTTCCTGCTCTACCAGCACTTCAGGCCCACGCCAGAGCCCTGTGGAGGGCCACCACGCCGTGCCCACTTCTGGCTCCACTTCTTGCTACAGTCCTGCCAACCATTCAAGATGGCCTGTCCCCAGGGTGACCAGTGCTTG GTGCTGGTCCTGGAGATGAACAAGGTGCTGCTGCCTGCAAATCTCGAGGTTCAGGGTACTGACCCAGTGAGCACAGTGACCCTGAGCTTGCTGGAGCCTGAGACCCAG GACATTCCCTCCAGCTGGACCTTCCCAGTCGCCTCCATATGTGGAGTCAG CGCCTCCAAGCGCGACGAGCGCTGCTGCTTCCTCTATGCACTCCCCCCGGCTCAGGACCTCCAGCTGTGCTTCCCCAGCGTAGGGCACTGCCAATG GTTCTGCGGCCTGATCCAGGCCTTGGTGACGAACCCGGATTCCACGGCGCCCGCGGAGGAGGCAGAGGGCGTGGGGGAGGTGTTGGAG TTTGATTATGAGTACACGGAGACGGGCGAGCGGCTGGTGCTGGGCAAGGGCACGTATGGGGTGGTGTACGCGGGCCGTGATCGCCACACAAGGGTGCGCATCGCCATCAAGGAGATCCCGGAGCGGGACAGCAG ATTTTCTCAGCCCCTGCATGAAGAAATCGCTCTTCACAAACGCCTGCGCCACAAGAACATAGTGCGCTATCTGGGCTCAGCTAGCCAGGGCGGCTACCTTAAGATCTTCATGGAGGAAGTGCCTGGAG GCAGCCTGTCATCCTTGCTGCGGTCAGTGTGGGGACCCCTGAAGGACAACGAGAGCACCATCAGTTTCTACACCCGCCAGATCCTGCAGGGACTTGGCTATTTGCACGACAACCACATCGTGCACAGGGACATTAAG GGGGACAATGTGCTGATCAACACCTTCAGTGGGCTGCTCAAGATTTCTGACTTTGGCACCTCCAAGCGACTGGCAGGAATCACACCTTGCACTGAGACCTTCACAG GAACTCTGCAGTATATGGCCCCAGAAATCATTGACCAGGGCCCACGTGGGTATGGGAAAGCAGCTGACATCTGGTCACTGGGCTGCACTGTCATTGAGATGGCCACGGGTCACCCCCCCTTCCATGAGCTAGGGAGCCCACAGGCTGCCATGTTTCAG GTGGGTATGTACAAGGTCCATCCGCCAATACCCAGCTCTCTGTCGGCTGAGGCCCAAGCCTTTCTCCTTCGAACTTTTGAGCCAGACCCCCGCCTCCGAGCCAGCGCccaggcactgctgggggacccctTCCTGCAGCCTGGAAAAAGGAGCCGCAGCCCCAGCTCCCCCCAACATGTTCCACGGCCCTCAG ATGCCCCTTCCACCAGTCCCATTCCTTCAGCCGACTCAACCACCCAGTCTCAGACATTCCCACGCCCTCAGGCACCGTCTCAGCACCCGCCCAGCCCCCCGAAGCGCTGCCTCAGTTATGGGGGCACCAGCCAGCTCCG GGTGCCCGAGGAGCCTGCGGCCGAGGAGCCTGCGTCTCCGGAGGAGAGTTCGGGGCTGAGCCTGCTGCACCAGGAAAGCAAGCGTCGGGCCATGCTGGCCGCGGTGCTGGAGCAGGAGCTGCCAGCGCTGGCGGAGAATCTGcaccaggagcaggagcaggagcaggagcaggagcag gGGTCCCGTCTGGGCAGAAACTATGTGGAAGAGCTGCTGCGCTGCCTCGGGGCACACATCCACACTCCCAACCGCCGGCAGCTGGCCCAGGAGCTGCGGGCTCTGCAAGGACGGCTGAGGGCCCAGGGCCTTGGGCCTGCACTTCTGCACGGACCGCTCTTTGCCTTCCCGGATGCG GTGAAGCAGATCCTCCGCAGGCGCCAGATCCGTCCACACTGGATGTTCGTTCTGGACTCACTGCTCAGCCGTGCTGTGCGGGCAGCCCTGGCTGTGCTGGGCCCGG AGGTGGAGAAGGAGGCGGTCTCACTGAGGTCAGAGGAGCTGAGTGAAGAAGGGGACTCCCAGCAGAGGCCACAGCAGAGCCCAGGCCAGCAGAGCCTGCTTCCGGTGGAGCCTGAGCAGGGCCCCGCTCCTCTGATGGTGCAGCTGAGCCTCTTGAGGGCAGAGACTGATCG GCTGCGGGAAGTCCTGGCGGGGAAGGAACGGGAGTACCAGGCCCTGGTGCAGCGGGCTCTACAGCGGCTGAATGAGGAAGTCCGGACCTATGCCCCGGCCCCAGAGCCCCCAG CCGCTCTTTCAACGGACCAGGGCCTGGTGCAATGGCTACAGGAACTGAATGTGGATTCAGGCACCATCCAAATG CTGTTGAACCATAGCTTCACCCTCCACACCCTGCTCACCTATGCCACTCGAGATGACCTCATCTATACCCGCATCAG GGGAGGGATGGTATGCCGCATCTGGAGGGCCATCTTGGCACAGCGAGCAGGATCCACGCCAGTCACCCCTGGACCCCGAGAGGCTGAATGA
- the MAP3K6 gene encoding mitogen-activated protein kinase kinase kinase 6 isoform X4, whose translation MTNNVLLCSQADLPDLQALREDVFQKNSDCVGSYTLIPYVVTATGRVLCGDAGLLRGLADGLVQAGVGTEALLTPLVGRLARLLEATPTDSCGYFRETIRQDIRQARERFSGPQLRQELARLQRRLDSVELLSPDIIMNLLLSYRDVQDYSAIIELVETLQALPTCDVAEQHNVCFHYTFALNRRNRPGDRAKALAVLLPLVQLEGSVAPDLYCMCGRIYKDMFFSSGFQDAGHREQAYHWYRKAFDVEPSLHSGINAAVLLIAAGQHFEDSKELRLIGMKLGCLLARKGCVEKMQYYWDVGFYLGAQILANDPTQVVLAAEQLYKLNAPIWYLVSVMETFLLYQHFRPTPEPCGGPPRRAHFWLHFLLQSCQPFKMACPQGDQCLVLVLEMNKVLLPANLEVQGTDPVSTVTLSLLEPETQDIPSSWTFPVASICGVSASKRDERCCFLYALPPAQDLQLCFPSVGHCQWFCGLIQALVTNPDSTAPAEEAEGVGEVLEFDYEYTETGERLVLGKGTYGVVYAGRDRHTRVRIAIKEIPERDSRFSQPLHEEIALHKRLRHKNIVRYLGSASQGGYLKIFMEEVPGGSLSSLLRSVWGPLKDNESTISFYTRQILQGLGYLHDNHIVHRDIKGDNVLINTFSGLLKISDFGTSKRLAGITPCTETFTGTLQYMAPEIIDQGPRGYGKAADIWSLGCTVIEMATGHPPFHELGSPQAAMFQVGMYKVHPPIPSSLSAEAQAFLLRTFEPDPRLRASAQALLGDPFLQPGKRSRSPSSPQHVPRPSDAPSTSPIPSADSTTQSQTFPRPQAPSQHPPSPPKRCLSYGGTSQLRVPEEPAAEEPASPEESSGLSLLHQESKRRAMLAAVLEQELPALAENLHQEQEQEQEQEQGSRLGRNYVEELLRCLGAHIHTPNRRQLAQELRALQGRLRAQGLGPALLHGPLFAFPDAVKQILRRRQIRPHWMFVLDSLLSRAVRAALAVLGPEVEKEAVSLRSEELSEEGDSQQRPQQSPGQQSLLPVEPEQGPAPLMVQLSLLRAETDRLREVLAGKEREYQALVQRALQRLNEEVRTYAPAPEPPAALSTDQGLVQWLQELNVDSGTIQMLLNHSFTLHTLLTYATRDDLIYTRIRGGMVCRIWRAILAQRAGSTPVTPGPREAE comes from the exons ATGACCAACAACGTGCTCCTCTGCTCCCAGGCCGACCTCCCTGACCTGCAGGCCCTGCGG GAGGATGTTTTCCAGAAGAACTCG GATTGCGTTGGCAGTTACACACTGATCCCCTATGTGGTGACGGCCACTGGTCGGGTGCTGTGTGGCGATGCAGGCCTTCTGCGGGGCCTGGCTGATGGGCTGGTACAGGCTGGAGTGGGGACCGAGGCTCTGCTCACTCCCCTGGTGGGCCGGCTTGCCCGCCTGCTGGAGGCCACACCCACAGACTCTTG TGGCTATTTCCGGGAGACCATTCGGCAAGACATCCGGCAGGCGCGGGAGCGGTTCAGTGGGCCGCAGCTGCGGCAGGAGCTGGCTCGGCTGCAGCGGAGACTGGACAGCGTGGAGCTGCTGAGCCCCGACATCATCATGAACTTGCTGCTCTCCTACCGCGATGTGCAA GACTACTCGGCCATCATTGAGCTGGTGGAGACGCTGCAGGCCTTGCCCACCTGTGATGTGGCCGAGCAGCATAATGTCTGCTTCCACTACACTTTTGCCCTCAACCG AAGGAACAGGCCTGGGGACCGGGCGAAGGCCCTGGCCGTGCTGCTGCCACTGGTACAGCTTGAGGGCTCCGTGGCACCTGATCTGTACTGCATGTGTGGCCGTATCTACAAGGACATGTTCTTCAGTTCAGGTTTCCAGGATGCCGGGCACCGGGAGCAGGCCTATCACTG gtATCGCAAGGCTTTTGATGTAGAGCCCAGCCTCCACTCGGGCATCAATGCAGCTGTGCTCCTCATTGCTGCCGGGCAGCACTTTGAGGATTCCAAGGAGCTCCGGCTAATAG GCATGAAGCTGGGCTGCCTGCTGGCCCGCAAAGGCTGCGTGGAGAAGATGCAGTATTACTGGGATGTGGGTTTCTACCTGGGAGCCCAGATCCTCGCCAATGACCCCACCCAGGTGGTGCTGGCTGCAGAGCAGCTGTATAAGCTCAATGCCCCCATATG GTACCTGGTGTCTGTGATGGAGACCTTCCTGCTCTACCAGCACTTCAGGCCCACGCCAGAGCCCTGTGGAGGGCCACCACGCCGTGCCCACTTCTGGCTCCACTTCTTGCTACAGTCCTGCCAACCATTCAAGATGGCCTGTCCCCAGGGTGACCAGTGCTTG GTGCTGGTCCTGGAGATGAACAAGGTGCTGCTGCCTGCAAATCTCGAGGTTCAGGGTACTGACCCAGTGAGCACAGTGACCCTGAGCTTGCTGGAGCCTGAGACCCAG GACATTCCCTCCAGCTGGACCTTCCCAGTCGCCTCCATATGTGGAGTCAG CGCCTCCAAGCGCGACGAGCGCTGCTGCTTCCTCTATGCACTCCCCCCGGCTCAGGACCTCCAGCTGTGCTTCCCCAGCGTAGGGCACTGCCAATG GTTCTGCGGCCTGATCCAGGCCTTGGTGACGAACCCGGATTCCACGGCGCCCGCGGAGGAGGCAGAGGGCGTGGGGGAGGTGTTGGAG TTTGATTATGAGTACACGGAGACGGGCGAGCGGCTGGTGCTGGGCAAGGGCACGTATGGGGTGGTGTACGCGGGCCGTGATCGCCACACAAGGGTGCGCATCGCCATCAAGGAGATCCCGGAGCGGGACAGCAG ATTTTCTCAGCCCCTGCATGAAGAAATCGCTCTTCACAAACGCCTGCGCCACAAGAACATAGTGCGCTATCTGGGCTCAGCTAGCCAGGGCGGCTACCTTAAGATCTTCATGGAGGAAGTGCCTGGAG GCAGCCTGTCATCCTTGCTGCGGTCAGTGTGGGGACCCCTGAAGGACAACGAGAGCACCATCAGTTTCTACACCCGCCAGATCCTGCAGGGACTTGGCTATTTGCACGACAACCACATCGTGCACAGGGACATTAAG GGGGACAATGTGCTGATCAACACCTTCAGTGGGCTGCTCAAGATTTCTGACTTTGGCACCTCCAAGCGACTGGCAGGAATCACACCTTGCACTGAGACCTTCACAG GAACTCTGCAGTATATGGCCCCAGAAATCATTGACCAGGGCCCACGTGGGTATGGGAAAGCAGCTGACATCTGGTCACTGGGCTGCACTGTCATTGAGATGGCCACGGGTCACCCCCCCTTCCATGAGCTAGGGAGCCCACAGGCTGCCATGTTTCAG GTGGGTATGTACAAGGTCCATCCGCCAATACCCAGCTCTCTGTCGGCTGAGGCCCAAGCCTTTCTCCTTCGAACTTTTGAGCCAGACCCCCGCCTCCGAGCCAGCGCccaggcactgctgggggacccctTCCTGCAGCCTGGAAAAAGGAGCCGCAGCCCCAGCTCCCCCCAACATGTTCCACGGCCCTCAG ATGCCCCTTCCACCAGTCCCATTCCTTCAGCCGACTCAACCACCCAGTCTCAGACATTCCCACGCCCTCAGGCACCGTCTCAGCACCCGCCCAGCCCCCCGAAGCGCTGCCTCAGTTATGGGGGCACCAGCCAGCTCCG GGTGCCCGAGGAGCCTGCGGCCGAGGAGCCTGCGTCTCCGGAGGAGAGTTCGGGGCTGAGCCTGCTGCACCAGGAAAGCAAGCGTCGGGCCATGCTGGCCGCGGTGCTGGAGCAGGAGCTGCCAGCGCTGGCGGAGAATCTGcaccaggagcaggagcaggagcaggagcaggagcag gGGTCCCGTCTGGGCAGAAACTATGTGGAAGAGCTGCTGCGCTGCCTCGGGGCACACATCCACACTCCCAACCGCCGGCAGCTGGCCCAGGAGCTGCGGGCTCTGCAAGGACGGCTGAGGGCCCAGGGCCTTGGGCCTGCACTTCTGCACGGACCGCTCTTTGCCTTCCCGGATGCG GTGAAGCAGATCCTCCGCAGGCGCCAGATCCGTCCACACTGGATGTTCGTTCTGGACTCACTGCTCAGCCGTGCTGTGCGGGCAGCCCTGGCTGTGCTGGGCCCGG AGGTGGAGAAGGAGGCGGTCTCACTGAGGTCAGAGGAGCTGAGTGAAGAAGGGGACTCCCAGCAGAGGCCACAGCAGAGCCCAGGCCAGCAGAGCCTGCTTCCGGTGGAGCCTGAGCAGGGCCCCGCTCCTCTGATGGTGCAGCTGAGCCTCTTGAGGGCAGAGACTGATCG GCTGCGGGAAGTCCTGGCGGGGAAGGAACGGGAGTACCAGGCCCTGGTGCAGCGGGCTCTACAGCGGCTGAATGAGGAAGTCCGGACCTATGCCCCGGCCCCAGAGCCCCCAG CCGCTCTTTCAACGGACCAGGGCCTGGTGCAATGGCTACAGGAACTGAATGTGGATTCAGGCACCATCCAAATG CTGTTGAACCATAGCTTCACCCTCCACACCCTGCTCACCTATGCCACTCGAGATGACCTCATCTATACCCGCATCAG GGGAGGGATGGTATGCCGCATCTGGAGGGCCATCTTGGCACAGCGAGCAGGATCCACGCCAGTCACCCCTGGACCCCGAGAGGCTGAATGA